A part of Myxococcus landrumus genomic DNA contains:
- a CDS encoding nucleotidyltransferase family protein, producing the protein MPLSLLDTFRVLASFDPPRGALKGAPWDEYVDWAIAQGLAPLAAYNLEYRLGPTAAPEWARDRLLAVYQGSVNDNVMKLVNFKQVVDELQGRKLVLMGSAAFAEALYPHIGFRPVLDLQLLMRRMDVDGFAGFLSNHEFRPDSVPAHSGATKVVTDGRTAVSLYSDILGPQRREQALGIIDRAKPMKVYGPSMFRADLEDSVLLVCLEHARQGYDVPWLSFIDLRELVTGAKWMGGVYSRPLDIPALLSRAAEWRLERALYTSLSIVARLFPEAAADATAALPPLRRATRELLDRTVVGPISTPGQTSALRGLERVRRLLTGQ; encoded by the coding sequence ATGCCGCTCAGCCTGCTCGACACCTTCCGCGTCCTCGCCTCGTTCGACCCACCGCGAGGTGCCCTCAAGGGCGCGCCCTGGGACGAGTATGTCGACTGGGCCATCGCCCAGGGCCTGGCGCCGCTCGCGGCCTACAACCTCGAGTACCGCCTGGGCCCCACCGCCGCCCCCGAGTGGGCGAGGGACAGGCTGCTCGCCGTCTACCAGGGCTCCGTCAACGACAACGTGATGAAGCTCGTCAACTTCAAGCAGGTCGTCGACGAGCTCCAGGGCCGCAAGCTCGTCCTCATGGGCTCCGCCGCCTTCGCCGAGGCCCTCTACCCGCACATCGGCTTCCGCCCCGTCCTGGACCTCCAGCTCCTCATGCGCCGCATGGATGTGGACGGCTTCGCCGGCTTCCTCTCCAACCACGAGTTCCGCCCCGACTCGGTGCCCGCCCACAGCGGCGCCACCAAGGTCGTCACCGACGGCCGCACCGCTGTCTCCCTCTACTCCGACATCCTCGGCCCCCAGCGCCGCGAGCAGGCCCTGGGCATCATCGACCGTGCGAAGCCCATGAAGGTCTACGGGCCCTCCATGTTCCGCGCGGACCTGGAGGACTCGGTCCTGCTCGTCTGCCTGGAGCACGCGCGTCAGGGGTATGACGTACCCTGGTTGTCCTTCATCGACCTGCGCGAGCTCGTCACGGGCGCGAAGTGGATGGGGGGCGTGTATTCCCGCCCGCTCGACATCCCGGCGCTGCTCTCCCGCGCCGCGGAGTGGCGCCTGGAGCGCGCGCTGTACACATCGCTGTCCATCGTCGCCCGCCTCTTCCCCGAGGCCGCCGCCGATGCCACCGCCGCGCTGCCCCCGCTGCGCCGGGCCACCCGTGAACTTCTGGACCGTACGGTGGTGGGTCCAATCAGCACCCCCGGCCAGACGTCCGCTCTCAGGGGATTGGAAAGAGTGCGTCGTCTGCTCACTGGACAGTAG
- a CDS encoding glycosyltransferase, whose amino-acid sequence MSQPGVTLVIPTYNGARRVEAPLQALLAQQAPSDCFEVVVVDNNSTDGTSRVVEASPSVAGLRQRGIEVRVVSETRQGLLFARLCGIQSARRDVVCFLDDDNVPEPNFVADGLVHFQDEHVGVVVSRLYPRYETPPPPSISRREHLLAINHRLGDAPIDFGAAATIAPTIGAGLWLRRAAFLEAVPWRTPEQLMPDRLGEQLLSGGDIEFGFLLGKAGHRRVYSPSLKVWHLIPRSRFETRYFLRLIVGVVRSEKTLEARYLGRKSAGVGQLKNWARLLGAGLASPALALRGDAVREILFVLASRWAQVQGPYSQLHEPRP is encoded by the coding sequence ATGAGCCAGCCTGGCGTCACCTTGGTCATCCCCACGTACAACGGCGCGCGGCGGGTCGAAGCACCGCTGCAGGCGTTGCTCGCGCAGCAGGCGCCGAGTGACTGCTTCGAGGTCGTCGTCGTGGACAACAACTCGACCGACGGCACGTCGCGCGTCGTCGAGGCGAGTCCATCCGTGGCAGGGCTGCGTCAGCGCGGCATCGAGGTCCGGGTGGTTTCCGAGACCCGGCAGGGCCTCCTCTTCGCGCGGCTGTGCGGCATCCAGAGCGCGCGCCGGGACGTCGTCTGCTTCCTCGATGATGACAACGTCCCCGAGCCGAACTTCGTCGCGGATGGCCTGGTGCACTTCCAGGACGAGCACGTCGGTGTCGTGGTGTCACGGTTGTACCCGCGCTACGAGACGCCGCCTCCTCCGAGCATCTCCCGGCGGGAGCACCTGCTCGCCATCAATCACCGACTGGGAGATGCCCCCATCGACTTCGGCGCGGCGGCCACGATTGCACCCACGATTGGCGCGGGGTTGTGGCTGCGTCGCGCCGCCTTCCTGGAGGCCGTGCCGTGGCGCACGCCGGAGCAGCTCATGCCGGACCGGCTCGGCGAGCAGCTCTTGAGCGGTGGGGACATCGAGTTCGGATTCCTGTTGGGCAAGGCCGGACATCGGCGCGTCTATTCACCCTCGCTGAAGGTGTGGCACCTCATCCCCCGCTCCCGGTTCGAGACCCGGTACTTCCTCCGGCTCATCGTCGGCGTGGTGCGCAGCGAGAAGACACTCGAGGCGCGCTATCTGGGCCGCAAGTCCGCGGGCGTCGGTCAGTTGAAGAACTGGGCGCGCCTGTTGGGCGCGGGGCTCGCGAGTCCCGCGTTGGCGCTGCGCGGGGACGCGGTCCGGGAGATTCTCTTCGTCCTGGCGAGCCGCTGGGCACAGGTGCAAGGGCCGTATTCACAGCTCCACGAGCCACGGCCATGA
- a CDS encoding acyltransferase family protein, translating to MTRSSRPTLRECIEGRSNNLDFLRFAAASGVIASHAFPLGEGPKEGTEPLTVFTHGQVSLGIVCVAVFLVISGVLISRSWERGQDARGFLQARTLRIFPGLAVSLLLTAFGLGAAFTSLPLREYFAASETYTFILRNLTLVEPQWALPGVFPSNVYASAVNGSLWTLKYEVGFYLVVLGLGLAKLLRKDLTLVGWCLTAGVSFLHIGRLGFWPELGLYFGGGMVLYLWRDRVRMSPWLALACVAVLTGTAMAGTGLKVAMGSCGAYLVMYLAFVPSRLAHFGRHGDFSYGVYIYAFPVQQAVTALVGGPMPWWQNALLSFPPTLLLGFLSWRYIERQALRVKRRPGESPKLATVSAP from the coding sequence ATGACCCGCTCGTCCCGCCCGACGCTGCGTGAGTGCATTGAGGGCCGGAGCAACAACCTGGACTTCCTGCGCTTCGCCGCGGCGTCGGGCGTCATCGCCAGCCACGCGTTTCCGTTGGGGGAAGGACCGAAGGAGGGCACGGAGCCGCTGACGGTCTTCACCCATGGACAGGTGAGCCTGGGGATTGTCTGCGTGGCGGTGTTCCTGGTCATCAGCGGGGTCCTCATCTCGCGAAGCTGGGAGCGCGGACAGGATGCCCGCGGCTTCCTCCAGGCCCGGACGCTGCGCATCTTCCCGGGGCTCGCGGTCTCGCTGCTGCTGACGGCTTTCGGGCTCGGGGCCGCGTTCACCTCCCTGCCGTTGCGGGAGTACTTCGCGGCTTCGGAGACGTACACGTTCATCCTCCGCAACCTCACGCTCGTCGAGCCGCAGTGGGCGTTGCCTGGGGTGTTCCCATCGAACGTGTACGCGAGTGCCGTCAACGGCTCGCTGTGGACGCTGAAGTACGAGGTGGGCTTCTACCTGGTCGTGCTCGGACTGGGGTTGGCGAAGCTGCTCCGGAAGGACCTGACGCTCGTGGGGTGGTGCCTCACGGCGGGGGTGTCGTTCCTGCACATCGGCCGGCTGGGGTTCTGGCCAGAGCTCGGGCTCTACTTCGGGGGCGGGATGGTGCTCTACCTCTGGAGGGACCGGGTGAGGATGAGTCCCTGGCTCGCCCTCGCCTGTGTCGCCGTCCTGACGGGCACGGCGATGGCGGGGACAGGGCTGAAGGTGGCCATGGGCTCATGCGGGGCGTACCTCGTGATGTACCTCGCGTTCGTTCCGAGCCGGCTCGCGCACTTCGGACGCCATGGGGACTTCTCCTATGGCGTCTACATCTATGCGTTCCCCGTGCAGCAAGCCGTCACGGCGCTGGTGGGTGGCCCCATGCCGTGGTGGCAGAACGCACTGCTCTCGTTTCCCCCCACGCTGCTCCTGGGGTTCCTGTCGTGGAGATATATCGAGCGCCAGGCCCTTCGCGTGAAGCGGCGGCCGGGTGAGTCACCCAAGCTGGCCACCGTCTCGGCGCCCTGA
- a CDS encoding UDP-glucose dehydrogenase family protein, which produces MRIAIIGTGYVGLVAGTCFADSGNDVTCVDIDERKIRMLQAGEVPIYEPGLEELIKKNVREKRLFFTRDLPEAVSNAHVVFIAVGTPEGESGDADLQYVLAAAEQIGKAMKQYTVVVDKSTVPVGTADKVREAIRKVTNIEFDVVSNPEFLKEGAALDDFLKPDRVVIGVDSERGRKVMGELYAPFVRTENPVLFMDTRSAELTKYAANAMLATRISFMNDISALCEKVGADVDFVRKGLGSDRRIGYPFLFPGVGYGGSCFPKDVKALGATAREFGLELDLLRAVERTNERQKKLLVNKATKHFGGSLEGKKFGVWGLAFKPKTDDMREAPSIDVIEGLIGKGATVVAHDPVATHSAKRVFGDRIRYANVPYEALEGVDALFVVTEWNEFRHPDFERMKGLMKSPVIFDGRNVFDPVRMRELGFTYFGIGRR; this is translated from the coding sequence ATGCGTATTGCCATCATCGGAACGGGCTACGTCGGCCTGGTCGCGGGCACCTGCTTCGCGGACTCGGGCAACGACGTCACGTGCGTGGATATCGACGAGCGGAAGATTCGCATGCTCCAGGCGGGCGAGGTGCCCATCTACGAGCCGGGTCTCGAGGAGCTCATCAAGAAGAACGTGCGCGAGAAGCGCCTGTTCTTCACGCGGGATTTGCCCGAGGCCGTCTCCAACGCGCATGTCGTCTTCATCGCCGTGGGCACGCCCGAGGGCGAGAGCGGTGACGCCGACCTCCAGTACGTGCTGGCCGCCGCCGAGCAGATTGGCAAGGCGATGAAGCAGTACACGGTGGTCGTCGACAAGAGCACCGTGCCGGTGGGCACCGCCGACAAGGTGCGCGAGGCCATCCGCAAGGTGACGAACATCGAGTTCGACGTCGTCTCCAACCCGGAGTTCCTCAAGGAAGGCGCCGCGCTGGACGACTTCCTCAAGCCGGACCGCGTCGTCATCGGCGTGGACTCCGAGCGCGGACGCAAGGTGATGGGCGAGCTGTACGCCCCCTTCGTGCGCACGGAGAACCCGGTGCTGTTCATGGACACGCGCTCGGCGGAGCTGACCAAGTACGCGGCCAACGCGATGCTGGCCACGCGCATCTCGTTCATGAACGACATCTCCGCGCTCTGCGAGAAGGTGGGCGCGGACGTGGACTTCGTGCGCAAGGGCCTGGGCTCGGACCGGCGCATCGGCTACCCGTTCCTCTTCCCGGGCGTGGGCTACGGCGGCTCGTGCTTCCCCAAGGACGTGAAGGCGCTGGGCGCCACCGCGCGCGAGTTCGGCCTGGAGCTGGACCTGCTGCGCGCCGTGGAGCGCACCAATGAGCGGCAGAAGAAGCTCCTGGTGAACAAGGCCACCAAGCACTTCGGCGGCTCGCTCGAGGGCAAGAAGTTCGGCGTGTGGGGCCTGGCCTTCAAGCCGAAGACGGACGACATGCGCGAGGCGCCGTCCATCGACGTCATCGAGGGCCTCATCGGCAAGGGCGCGACGGTGGTGGCGCACGACCCGGTGGCCACGCACTCGGCCAAGCGCGTCTTCGGCGACCGCATCCGCTACGCCAACGTCCCTTACGAGGCGCTCGAGGGCGTGGACGCGCTCTTCGTGGTGACGGAGTGGAACGAGTTCCGCCACCCGGACTTCGAGCGCATGAAGGGGCTGATGAAGTCGCCGGTCATCTTCGACGGGCGCAACGTGTTCGACCCGGTGCGCATGCGCGAGCTGGGCTTCACGTACTTCGGCATCGGCCGCCGGTGA
- a CDS encoding acyltransferase family protein, protein MDGLDLLRAIAILGVLVFHAPKVVHEAVPLTLRAAFAHGWMGVDLFFVLSGYLIGRQVFAPETDAPLGSQLRTFWMKRWMRTLPLYFVVLALYALKPWVVGTPFLGGGWHYALFLQNFSLPRDFVQSWSLCVEEHFYVVLPLLAFVLGGRRWPAWAWLVPVGVSVLSRALCVWDLPPNEHLSTFPEFVAWSTEQHLDGLAIGVFLARTAPTWRQWPSPWRITCAVAGGLLLVVAVGWHGALVTTTSHVWIFSALAAGFGAVLVGIETLRLPQWLRWGIYPTALLSYGAYLWHGLVVRVLERLDLRLGAWGLDLAAFLALTLGVSWVTYVTVEKPFLKLRDALLARRADVRGPLRAGMETQR, encoded by the coding sequence ATGGACGGACTGGACCTCCTGCGCGCCATCGCCATCCTGGGCGTGCTGGTCTTCCACGCGCCCAAGGTCGTCCATGAGGCGGTGCCCCTCACGCTCAGGGCCGCCTTCGCGCATGGGTGGATGGGCGTGGACCTCTTCTTCGTCCTCTCCGGCTACCTCATCGGGCGGCAGGTCTTCGCACCGGAGACGGACGCGCCCCTGGGCTCGCAGTTGCGCACGTTCTGGATGAAGCGCTGGATGCGCACCCTGCCGCTCTACTTCGTGGTGCTCGCGCTCTACGCGCTCAAGCCCTGGGTGGTGGGCACGCCCTTCCTGGGCGGAGGCTGGCACTACGCGCTGTTCCTCCAGAACTTCTCGCTGCCGCGCGACTTCGTGCAGAGCTGGTCCTTGTGCGTGGAGGAGCACTTCTACGTGGTGCTGCCCTTGCTCGCCTTCGTGCTGGGCGGGCGCCGCTGGCCTGCGTGGGCCTGGCTGGTGCCCGTGGGAGTGAGCGTCCTGTCGCGAGCGCTCTGTGTCTGGGACCTCCCGCCGAACGAACACCTGTCGACCTTCCCCGAGTTCGTGGCGTGGTCCACGGAGCAGCACCTGGACGGACTCGCCATCGGCGTGTTCCTGGCGCGGACCGCGCCCACCTGGAGACAGTGGCCGAGCCCCTGGCGCATCACCTGCGCCGTCGCGGGAGGACTCCTGTTGGTGGTGGCGGTGGGGTGGCATGGCGCGCTCGTGACGACGACGAGCCATGTCTGGATTTTCAGTGCGCTCGCGGCCGGCTTCGGCGCGGTGCTGGTGGGAATCGAGACGCTGCGGCTTCCCCAGTGGCTCCGCTGGGGCATCTACCCGACGGCGCTGCTCTCCTATGGCGCCTATCTGTGGCATGGGCTCGTGGTCCGGGTCCTCGAGCGTCTGGACTTGAGGCTGGGCGCGTGGGGACTGGACCTCGCCGCGTTCCTGGCGCTCACGCTGGGCGTCTCGTGGGTGACCTATGTCACGGTGGAGAAACCCTTCCTCAAGCTCCGGGATGCGCTGCTCGCGCGACGGGCTGACGTGCGCGGCCCCCTGCGAGCCGGCATGGAGACACAGCGATGA
- a CDS encoding MraY family glycosyltransferase codes for MITFFVAFLLSLAVALTLTYFVRNWARASGWMDPVDSSRKVHVRPIPRLGGVGIVAGFFAPLCALFLVDSGVGHHFRLHTELVYGLFLGGAAIAALGLYDDLRGANARLKFTVQFLVALGLYALGFRIEVIANPFGPELSLGVLGLPFTVFWMVGVVNALNLIDGLDGLAGGVAFFGVSTNFILALARGDILLCLLMAALAGAILGFLVFNFNPASIFMGDTGSMFLGFVLAAVSIKTSTKSGTAVAMLVPVMALGLPIMDTLLAVVRRSLLGRPLFSADKEHIHHRIMSRLVLSHRSTVLVLYGLCGLFTLTALGLNFANSVQSALLLSGMGVVIVVLMRKLGYLDLARAGDMQQTRQRNIRLRSLVKDVSASVRAAKSVQEVWTAVRALAEGLDVSRLELRFQHVRNELTEGIVFETQRAPGSPVSFDLRLDVKDGDAVIGALSLAWANGRNATSRDEELALELVADAVAERSARLFAHADADPSRVVMLRR; via the coding sequence ATGATCACGTTCTTCGTCGCATTCCTGCTCTCCCTGGCGGTGGCCCTGACGCTCACGTACTTCGTGCGCAACTGGGCCCGGGCCTCGGGGTGGATGGACCCGGTCGACTCCAGTCGCAAGGTCCACGTCCGGCCCATTCCCAGGCTCGGCGGCGTCGGCATCGTCGCGGGCTTCTTCGCCCCCTTGTGCGCGCTGTTCCTCGTGGACTCCGGCGTCGGGCATCACTTCCGCCTCCACACGGAGCTCGTCTACGGCCTCTTCCTGGGAGGCGCGGCCATCGCGGCGCTCGGGCTCTATGACGACCTGCGTGGCGCGAATGCCCGGCTCAAGTTCACCGTGCAGTTCCTCGTCGCGCTGGGACTCTACGCCCTCGGCTTCCGCATCGAGGTCATCGCCAATCCCTTCGGCCCGGAGCTGTCGCTGGGCGTGCTCGGCCTTCCGTTCACCGTGTTCTGGATGGTCGGCGTCGTCAACGCGCTCAACCTGATTGATGGCCTGGACGGGCTCGCGGGAGGCGTCGCCTTCTTCGGCGTCAGCACCAACTTCATCCTCGCGCTCGCGCGGGGCGACATTCTGTTGTGCCTGCTGATGGCGGCGCTCGCGGGCGCCATCCTCGGGTTCCTGGTCTTCAACTTCAACCCGGCCTCCATCTTCATGGGGGACACGGGCAGCATGTTCCTGGGCTTCGTGCTCGCGGCGGTGTCCATCAAGACGAGCACCAAGAGCGGCACGGCCGTGGCCATGCTCGTGCCCGTGATGGCGCTGGGGCTGCCCATCATGGACACGCTGCTCGCCGTGGTGCGCCGTTCGCTCCTGGGCCGCCCGCTGTTCAGCGCGGACAAGGAGCACATCCATCACCGCATCATGAGCCGCCTGGTGCTCAGCCACCGCTCCACCGTGCTGGTGCTCTATGGCCTGTGCGGACTCTTCACGCTGACGGCGCTGGGCCTGAACTTCGCCAACAGCGTGCAGAGCGCCCTGCTGCTCAGTGGCATGGGCGTGGTCATCGTGGTGCTGATGCGCAAGCTGGGCTACCTGGACCTCGCGCGCGCGGGGGACATGCAGCAGACCCGTCAGCGCAACATCCGGTTGCGCTCGCTGGTGAAGGACGTCTCCGCGTCGGTCCGTGCCGCGAAGTCCGTGCAGGAGGTCTGGACCGCGGTCCGCGCCCTGGCGGAGGGCCTGGATGTGTCGAGGCTGGAGCTGCGCTTCCAGCACGTCCGCAACGAGCTCACCGAGGGCATCGTCTTCGAGACCCAGCGCGCTCCGGGCAGCCCGGTCTCCTTCGACCTGCGGCTCGATGTGAAGGATGGGGACGCGGTGATTGGGGCGCTGTCGCTGGCGTGGGCCAACGGGCGCAACGCCACCAGTCGTGATGAGGAGCTGGCGCTGGAGTTGGTGGCGGACGCGGTGGCCGAGCGCTCCGCGCGGCTCTTCGCGCATGCCGACGCGGACCCCTCGCGGGTCGTCATGTTGAGGCGCTGA
- a CDS encoding acyltransferase family protein, with the protein MSRGGSLDALTGLRFFAALHVVLFHFARPVLDPAPEWLRSLVGSGYSAVGVFFVLSGFVLAWNYLDADGHMETGPRAFLAARVARVYPVYLLTFLVSSPPVMLASVVENGWTVAAMKLAVAAVATLALVQAWVPRLALYWNPPGWSVAVEAFFYALFPRVARWLPRVRPSWMPGVLVGLWVLGLTPPVLYLVLRPDGLDTVGVHSWGTWLALMKFTPLARLPEFLFGVVLGWWFVRERAAGEQKGSGGVLALLGAGLLMAAGAAGERIPYPLMHNALLAPASGLLVYGLARGGGWLGWALSRPVVVRLGAASYALYLLQFPVGEAVAKVAPWVSLGTPLGKLGLVLLWAIPASLVTHHYVETPLRARVRKLLQPWVDGEGAAPARPVAPGA; encoded by the coding sequence GTGAGCCGAGGCGGTTCACTCGATGCGCTGACGGGGCTGCGCTTCTTCGCGGCCCTGCATGTCGTGCTGTTCCACTTCGCGCGCCCGGTCCTGGACCCGGCGCCGGAGTGGCTGCGGAGCCTGGTGGGCTCGGGCTACTCCGCGGTGGGTGTCTTCTTCGTCCTGTCTGGCTTTGTCCTCGCCTGGAACTACCTGGACGCCGACGGGCACATGGAGACGGGGCCGCGTGCGTTCCTCGCGGCCCGCGTGGCCCGCGTCTATCCCGTCTACCTGCTGACGTTCCTGGTGTCCTCGCCGCCCGTGATGCTCGCGTCCGTGGTGGAGAACGGCTGGACGGTGGCCGCGATGAAGCTGGCGGTGGCGGCGGTGGCGACGCTCGCGCTGGTGCAGGCGTGGGTGCCCCGGCTGGCGCTGTACTGGAATCCCCCGGGCTGGTCCGTGGCGGTGGAGGCGTTCTTCTATGCGCTCTTCCCCCGAGTGGCGCGCTGGCTGCCGCGCGTGCGGCCTTCGTGGATGCCGGGCGTGCTGGTGGGGCTCTGGGTGCTCGGGCTCACGCCGCCGGTGCTCTACCTGGTGCTGCGGCCCGATGGCCTGGACACGGTGGGTGTCCATTCCTGGGGCACGTGGTTGGCGTTGATGAAGTTCACACCGCTGGCGCGCCTGCCGGAGTTCCTCTTCGGCGTGGTGCTGGGCTGGTGGTTCGTGCGCGAGCGCGCGGCGGGTGAGCAGAAGGGCTCGGGCGGGGTGTTGGCCTTGCTCGGAGCTGGGTTGCTCATGGCGGCGGGGGCGGCGGGGGAGCGGATTCCCTATCCGCTGATGCACAACGCGCTGCTCGCTCCCGCGTCGGGGCTGCTCGTGTACGGGCTGGCGCGAGGCGGTGGTTGGCTGGGCTGGGCCCTGTCCCGGCCCGTCGTCGTGCGGCTGGGCGCGGCCAGCTACGCGCTGTACCTGTTGCAGTTCCCCGTGGGCGAGGCGGTGGCGAAGGTCGCCCCGTGGGTGAGTCTCGGCACGCCGCTGGGGAAGCTGGGGCTGGTGCTGCTCTGGGCCATCCCCGCGTCGCTGGTGACGCACCACTACGTGGAGACGCCGCTGCGCGCTCGGGTGCGCAAGCTGCTTCAGCCCTGGGTGGATGGGGAAGGGGCGGCGCCGGCACGTCCCGTGGCGCCAGGGGCCTGA
- a CDS encoding nucleotidyltransferase family protein, which produces MVGSHALVDLLRSWPSPPDAPAPEGAAASEFVRAAVRHGLAGFVAHAVGQAGWELPSDASALLRRESLTGAARSLQVKALLLRSLDVLASERVVPVLLKGYGLARRLYPDPLQRATRDVDLLVFRRDVPTATRALSGLGLSVRASRDGRHAEADSHHVELEGPAGLVELHFRALAGWGQALEGDALVERAVVGELEGRRVKWLRPEDEAVYLALHASHHLLQRMAWLLDLKLLAGHTLDWTRVVEAARGTELPQLAWYAWDVARRMLGAPVPDAVLSALAPPPWQRVLAERFFTEPRLVGAELVNSKPAWVAAKLLLAPRPVAMAKYALRRLETAARRLR; this is translated from the coding sequence GTGGTGGGCTCGCACGCCCTCGTGGACCTGCTGCGCTCCTGGCCGTCGCCACCGGATGCGCCTGCTCCCGAAGGCGCCGCGGCCTCCGAGTTCGTGCGCGCGGCCGTGCGCCATGGCCTCGCGGGGTTCGTGGCCCACGCGGTGGGGCAGGCGGGCTGGGAGCTCCCTTCCGATGCGAGCGCGCTGCTGCGCCGCGAGTCCCTCACGGGCGCGGCTCGCTCGCTTCAGGTGAAGGCGCTGCTGCTGCGGAGCCTGGACGTGTTGGCTTCCGAGCGTGTGGTGCCCGTGCTGCTCAAGGGCTATGGGCTGGCGCGGAGGCTGTACCCAGACCCGCTCCAGCGGGCCACGCGCGATGTGGACCTGTTGGTGTTTCGCCGGGACGTTCCCACCGCGACGCGAGCCCTCTCGGGATTGGGGCTGAGCGTCCGCGCCTCGCGCGATGGGCGCCACGCGGAGGCCGACTCACACCACGTCGAGCTGGAAGGGCCGGCGGGCCTGGTCGAGCTGCACTTCCGGGCGCTCGCGGGATGGGGGCAGGCGCTGGAGGGCGATGCCCTGGTCGAGCGCGCGGTGGTGGGGGAGCTCGAGGGCCGTCGCGTGAAGTGGCTGCGCCCCGAGGACGAAGCCGTGTACCTGGCCCTGCATGCGAGCCATCACCTCCTGCAGCGCATGGCGTGGCTCCTGGATTTGAAGCTGCTCGCCGGGCACACGCTGGATTGGACTCGGGTGGTCGAGGCGGCGCGAGGCACGGAGCTGCCCCAGTTGGCCTGGTATGCGTGGGACGTCGCGCGGCGGATGCTGGGCGCCCCTGTTCCGGACGCCGTGCTGTCCGCGCTCGCGCCACCTCCGTGGCAGCGAGTCCTGGCGGAGCGCTTCTTCACGGAGCCGCGGCTGGTGGGCGCCGAGCTGGTGAACAGCAAGCCCGCCTGGGTCGCGGCGAAGCTGCTCCTGGCGCCTCGGCCCGTCGCCATGGCGAAATATGCGCTCCGACGCCTGGAGACCGCGGCCAGAAGACTGCGGTGA
- a CDS encoding ROK family protein codes for MDEAHRGGESNRGRRSSEVKGSAWGGIDLGGTKIEAVVVDAVGRPLGNARHPTPDGGPKDVVRAIYEALEDAARSAGLAPRRLAGVGVGAPGSVDSHTGTLARVSNVGKGWTEPYPLAGALADLVDGPVVLGNDVQVAVTAEYRLGAGTPYRSVLGVWWGTGVGGGLVLDGVPWRGRGAAGEIGHVVVKPGGSRCGCGRRGCMEAYAGRGCLELKARKAVRRGEKTMLLEWMKKKDRTRLTSSIWKKALDERDAVATRLIDRAVLMMGVGIASAINLLDVEAVILGGGLGTRLGVEYADRIHEAMRPHLFVPERQPPVVLAQLGELSGAIGAALLAEPPLH; via the coding sequence ATGGACGAAGCTCATCGAGGGGGAGAGTCCAATCGCGGGAGGCGGTCGTCCGAGGTGAAGGGGAGTGCGTGGGGAGGCATCGACCTGGGCGGGACGAAGATTGAGGCGGTGGTCGTCGACGCGGTGGGGCGGCCCTTGGGGAATGCTCGACACCCCACTCCGGATGGTGGGCCGAAGGACGTGGTGCGTGCCATCTACGAAGCCCTGGAAGATGCCGCGCGGTCCGCGGGCCTTGCGCCCCGGCGACTCGCGGGAGTGGGCGTGGGGGCACCGGGCTCGGTGGACAGCCACACGGGAACGCTGGCGCGCGTGAGCAACGTGGGCAAGGGGTGGACGGAGCCCTATCCCCTCGCGGGAGCGCTCGCGGACCTGGTGGATGGCCCGGTGGTGCTGGGCAATGACGTGCAGGTCGCGGTGACCGCCGAGTACCGGCTGGGGGCGGGGACGCCGTATCGCTCGGTGCTGGGCGTGTGGTGGGGAACGGGCGTGGGCGGCGGGCTGGTGTTGGACGGGGTTCCCTGGCGCGGGCGGGGCGCGGCGGGAGAGATAGGCCATGTCGTGGTGAAGCCAGGGGGCTCGCGCTGTGGCTGTGGGCGCCGTGGCTGCATGGAGGCCTACGCGGGCCGAGGGTGCCTGGAGCTCAAGGCGCGCAAGGCGGTGCGGCGGGGCGAGAAGACGATGTTGCTCGAGTGGATGAAGAAGAAGGACCGGACCCGGTTGACGAGCAGCATCTGGAAGAAGGCCCTGGACGAGCGGGATGCGGTGGCGACCCGGCTCATCGACAGAGCGGTGTTGATGATGGGGGTCGGCATCGCGTCCGCCATCAACCTGCTGGATGTGGAAGCGGTCATCCTGGGCGGCGGACTGGGGACACGGCTGGGCGTCGAGTATGCCGACCGCATCCATGAAGCCATGCGTCCGCACCTCTTTGTCCCTGAACGTCAGCCCCCAGTGGTGTTGGCACAGCTCGGAGAATTGTCTGGCGCCATCGGCGCCGCGCTCCTGGCTGAACCTCCCTTGCACTGA